In Bacillus sp. 2205SS5-2, the sequence AGCTTGTTATCAAATGGTTTTTTTCGTATCCATTGGGCTATTTCATCTAATTTTTGATTAAATCTTTTATTTCACTATTGAATTCCATTAAAAATAAACGAAAAGTGTTTACTCTCAATACATAATGAACAATCAGATTAGGATAATATGGTGATTAAGTTAAAGAGCTAACCAAACTGATGCGATCCACAATGGTTTGATTAGCTTTTTTGTTAGAATATAGGAATTTCCAAATAGCATTTTTAGGTTCATCGTGTTTAATATTGGGGTTTACGCACATAATATGCGTAATACATATTTCATTTTATAAGGGTGAATATTTTGACTACAGAAATTATTTTATGGGGAGTATTAATACTTCCATGGTTTACTTTGTTTCTATTACCTCAATCGGAAGTAAGGCGGTATATGCCCGTTGCCATTTTCGCATCAAATATTATGATCTTGTATAATATCTTCGCCTTTCATCAAAAGCATTGGACTATTAATATTTCAATCATTCCCGTGCTAAAACCATTATTTGTTTCGGGAGTTTTAGGTGGGTTTTTAATCGTCACTATATGGATTTTCCACTTTTCATATGGGAACTTAAAAAAGTATATTCTGGTGAATATTGTTGCTGATTTTTTATTTTCCGTATTTCCCTTTCATTATTGGTTTCAAAATATTTTAGGGGTGTACGATTTAGTGAATATATCAAAATGGGAGCGCTGGGTGTTGTTTGTGTTATTTTCCTTTGTTCTCTACCTTTTCCAAAAATGGTTGGAAGGAAACAAACTGAAAGATACCTGAGAGAAGGTTTGGATTAGTAAATAGAACTACCATCCAATCTTGGTAGTTCTATTCATAAGCAAAGGCTCATTCAGAATGATTGGTTATTTCAGTTACAAAGAAAAAACAACCAATAAGGTTTTTTGTGTTTTTTTTTAACTTTTTGTCTAAAATTGAAAAACTTTTCGTTTGGAAAAGAACACGACGTCATACCAGAAAAAAATTTATCCCTATGCGAATAAGTAGTTCAGTTTTTGTGAAGAAACATTAGAATTAGCATATTAATTTTAAGACCAAATCGCATAGTGATATGGTCTTTTATATTTGCTGATATAATGTTTATGCTGAAATAAGCATTAGCTATTCTAAGAACATTATATAATTTTTCTGAAACATACAAATCGGCAGATGGAAAGAAACTCACCCCTGCACAACGATTAGGTATTACAGATGAAGCATTTGAATTAAAAAATATTATCTATATGAGGTAGGTTCTTCTAAAATTTCCAGACGAACTTTTTCATTTTTTAAAGGAATATTGTGAATTTATGTTAAAATAAGCCAAAGACTTTTATAAAGGCTTTTTTTGCAAAGATTGTAGCTTTTCGAAATAGCTTTTATTCGTGATGAGGAATGACATCGGGTATCTTTTCGCATTTTTTTTAACTCGAAATGAGGATAGGTAAGAGTGGTTCCATCCGTTTTTCTTGCTAGAGCAACAATGTATGCGTAAAGAGTCTTAATAAATGAAGGAGAGACATGATGAAATTTGTTCTAGTATTTGGACCTCAAGCGGTTGGTAAAATGACAGTTGGACAAGAATTAGCAAAAATAACAGGTTTAAAACTCTTTCATAATCATATGACGATTGATTTGGTTAGTAATTTCTTTGACTACGGTACTAAAGAAGGAAAGAGATTAGTCGGTATGTTTCGTCAAGAGATATTTGAAGAAGTGTCAAAGAGCAGTTTGGGTGGAATGATTTTCACTTATGTGTGGGCATTTAATATGCAAGATGACTGGGATTATGTTAATCAAGTCTCTCAATTGTTCGAGTCCAGGGGAGGGACTGTTTACTTTGTGGAGCTTGAGGCTGATTTGGAAGAAAGACTTGAGCGAAATAAAAGTTCTAATAGACTTGAACATAAGCCATCAAAAAGGGATATTGAATGGTCTGAAGGTGATTTGAAAAAGTCGATGGAGCAATACAGATTGAATTCTTTTGAGGGTGAAATTAAATATTCAAACTATATCAAAGTAAACAATACAAACTTGAGTGCCGATGAGGTAGCCGAGATAATCAAAGAGAAATTCCAATTATAGTATAGAAAAAACGCTTGGATGCCCAAGCGTTTTTTGATGGTAAATTTACTGCTAATTTAGTTGTTATTCGATATAACTTTTGGACTATTGATTTGAATTTTCTCCACATTATCTGAACTACTTACTATGAGAAAACATCCCTATTAAAAGGCTGTTTATGCTGATTTGTTTCAATCTATATTCCTTTAAAAACGGATTCGAGACATTCATTTGTCTATTTTTGAACGACTTCCATTCCAAATATGAGAAGGCGATCAATAATTAAATCAATTTGCAACCATTCAGGATTAGAGATCATCATGTTATTTTATGTCCATCCCTAGTACTTACTTAGTTCATTTTTCATCTTTGACAGAGTTATCCCTTCAATTTACAATAAGGAATGCATAAATTTATGAAGAAGTCGAGGGTATGTATGAAAAAATGGTGGATGATAATAGGACAAATGGCTTTTCTGTCTGGATTATATGAATTTGGAGTGTTTCTTGTTCAACACTTTTCGCTTCCCATTCCTGGAAATGTATTAGGAATGGTTCTTTTGCTTTTGTTGTTAGCAGCAGGGGTTGTTAAAGTAGAATGGATTGAAGAAACTTGCACGCTATTGTTGAAGCATATGGCCTTCTTTTTTGTACCAATTTCCGTTGGGATCATGACCTTAGGTGGATTGATTAAACAAAGCGGTTCAATTTTACTGTTAATTTTACTTTTTAGTACTAGTATCGGTTTAATTGCTACGGGTGCTTCATCCCAATATGTTGCACGAAAAAAAGAGGAGGTTCGTCATGGCTAATTTACTCATGACGATATTTACTTTATGTCTCACAGTTTTGGCGTATTGGTTATCGATTGAATTAGCCAAAAAATATCGATATCCCTTTACGACACCGCTTTTTTTAAGCACGCTTATAATTATCGGCCTCTTTATGGTGATGGATATTTCATATCAAGATTACAGCACTGCGAACACACTTCTAACATACTTGTTAGGTCCTGCTACGGTCGCCTTGGCTCTCCCTATATACAAAAATAGAAAAATAATCATTACTTATTTTCGACCTGCTTTGGTCGGAATACTAGTGGGTAGTTTGGTCACAATTAGTTCGGCGATATTTTTAGCTCATATATTACATTTAGGAAATGAAATAGAGTTATCACTAAGCTTAAAATCTATCACGACGCCTGTAGCAGTTGAAGTTGCCGAAGTGATTGGGGCAAATATTTCATTATCAGCGGCCTTTGTTGTGGTAACCGGAATTCTTGGTGCAATGTTTGGGCCTTGGTTACTTACGAAAGCAAAAGTGATTCACCCTGTGTCACGTGGGCTAGCTCTTGGAGTGATTTCCCACGGAATAGGAACCTCAGAAGCGGTAAAAGAAGGACAGCTTGAAGGGGCGGTTGCTGGAAGTGCCATGGGAGTCACATCACTGTTACTTTCTTTAGTTTTGCCCATGTTATTATAAGGTTTTTTAATAAGTAAAATGTTTATTGTGAACAATTTTTCGAGTGCTTGTTCATTCATTGACAATGGATAGACTTATGGACGAAAACAGGAATTAATGTCCTATTTCGTAGTATATTGGTTGTGTTTATTACTATAAGTGAGGAGAAACCCGCCTACTTTAACACCGAAACTCACGAATAAGGAAATCTGTAGTATACTATGTACAGAAAATACTCTAGAAAAGGTTGATTAGATGATTGTACAAACAGAAGAACAATTAGAAAAGTTAAAGAAAATCGGTAAAATCGTTGCCACAATTCGAGATGAAATGAGATCAGAAACGAAACCAGGTATCACAACAAAAGCATTAGACGATATCGGTGGACGATTGTTTGAAGAATACGGAGCGATTTCAGGACCAAAAGGAGAATATGATTTTCCGGGGTATACATGTATTTCAGTAAATGAAGAAGTTGCTCATGGAATACCGAGTGATCGGGTGATAAAAGATGGCGATTTAGTTAATATTGACGTATCGGGATCCTTTGATGGCTATTTTGCTGATACAGGTATTTCGTTTGTCGTTGGTGAGAATGAGGATTTATCGAGGCTGTGTGAAGCAACTGAAAGAGTGTTTCAGCACGCTGTAAAAAAAGCGAAAGCTGGTTCAAAGAAAAATGGAATTGGAAAAGCCGTTTCAGCCGCAGCAAAAAAAGAGGGCTATACTGTCATTATGAATTTAACCGGCCACGGAATTGGAAAGTCCTTACACGAAGCACCGGATCATATTTTGAATTACTATGATGCATGGGATAATTCGCTCTTACAGGAAGGCCTAGTGATTGCTTTTGAACCGTTTGTTTCATCAGGTGCAGAAGAAATTATTGAGTCTGGTGATGGATGGACTCTTGTAACAGAAGACAAAAGTTATGTTGCCCAAATTGAACATACCATTGTGATCACAAAAGACGAACCGATTTTGTTAACGAAATAGAAAAAGCGAGAAGATCTTCAGAGATTTTCTCGCTTTTTTAATGAATAGAAACCTTCTATACATTTACCTCTACTGAACTTTTCATATACTGTGAGTATCTAAAAATAGTACATCATAGTTTACAATCACTCAATTAAAGGTAAAGACTAAGGAGGATACATAGTATCAAAAAGCGAGCTAGGAAGAATTAATTATCTAAGAAGGTTGAAAATCGCCTTTATTGAAAGGGGGGTACTCTTGGAACAATTAGCTGATTGGATTGAACATTATAATGTTTGGGACCTTGTTTTAAGTGTGAGCGTATTGGTAGTGATTTTTATCATTCGCATTGCATTACTATGGAGTTTACGAAAAGCTGGCATTCACCAAAAAGCACTAAAGAGTTTATTGAATTGGGTTACTTTTTACGCAATTTTATTGTTCTTCTTGTTTTATTATAGTGATTCCGCCTGGATTCAAAGTGAATGGATTAAATTTGGGAAGATTCACATTACTCCATCACTTATTATTATAGCCGTGTTAATTGTTTCGCTAGCTTATCGTTTGTCAAAGTTATTAACTGAAGCTCTTTTACCTTCTTTGTATAGCCGGTATTCGGTAAATAAAGGTTTGCAATATACGTTAAGTCGGATGGTTCATTATGTCATTATGGTGACTGCATTTTTAATGAGTTTATCGACTGTTGGGATTAATTTGAGCGCGTTGACCGTCTTTGCGGGGTTAATATCAGTTGGAATCGGGTTCGGATTGCAAAACATTGCATCGAATTTTATCTCGGGAATCATTCTCTTATTTGAGCGTCAGATTGAAGTAGGAGACAGAATTATTATTAATGATATCATCGGAGATGTTCAGCAAATAAAGATGAGAGCAACCATAGTGAAGACACTTACAAATGAGCATATCATCGTACCAAACTCCTATTTTTTAGAAGAACAAGTTGTCAATCGTTCGTATAGTGATTCACGATTGAAAATGGTGATACCTTTTGGCGTTGCTTATGGGACGGATGTGGAAGCATTACGCAAACTTCTCGAAGACCTTGTCCGAGAAGAATCCGAGAAGCGTGTGTCGGTATTGACCAAGCCGGCTCCATATGTCAATTTTATTGAATTTGGTGATTCGTCATTAAACTTTGAATTATTTGTATGGATCTCGAATCCGTATGATTATGTTATGTTGCGAAGTGAATTTTATTATAAAATTTATCATTTATTGAATGAGCATAATATTGAAATTCCATTTCCACAAAGAGATGTTAATATTAAAAATGGTTATAGTGAGCAAGAAAGCTCTTAGTACCCAACTAAGGGCCTTCTGTATTTTAGGTTCACTTTATATAGATTTTTGCAACTTAGTCATAGGTCCACTGCATTCTTCTTTTTTTCAGGTCATTCACATCAAAAACACCGCGAAAAAAGCCTTTATTAAAATGGTCTGAAAGAAGATAAAGGAGAAATGATAATAAGATTTTTACTTGCTCATGGGTGGGCAGGAAGATGGAGAAACAGTATTTGTCCTAATAATCACTATGATTGTTCTGCCTATGAAGTACTCGTTGTTCCCAGAGGTCTAGCAATTATTATGTTTGGCGAATTAAAGGAAAAATTGCTCGGGGTTACTAACGAGGAAGTGATGATGTTTCTGTCAGGATTGGGCTTCAATTGATTAAAGTGAGTGAAGCTTTTGAAATGATTAGTTCTTCTAAAAGGATAAAAATTGGACCAATATGTGAGGATAAGATCAATTCATCCGTGAACATTGCCAAGGTACTACTTCCGCTAGAAGATCCAATACTTGTGACAGGGGTGTTTTATTATAAGGCTGTTTTCGCAAAGATTGTGGCTTTTCGAATAAAAAGGAATCCCTTGACTTGTATGATTTCGTGCTCTTTTCCTAATGAAAAATTCTTCATTTCTAGATTAAAAAGAAGAAATCAATCGAAAAAACCCTACTGCCTGTTTTTTCTTTGTGTCAAGAGCAACAATGTATACGAAAAGAGCATATTATAAGAATGAAAAAAATAATGAAAAAGCAAAACGTTAGCTGCATGTGAAGGTCTCATTTCGAAGTCTCTCTGCTTAGAGTGGCAGATTAACTTCTTTCATATTCTACACTTAAATTAAAAGGTATTATTTATAATAATGAAAAATGAAACTGGGGGAATAGCTTTGAAAAAAATTGTGATCGCTCCTGACTCGTTTAAAGGGTCCTTGACAAGTTTTGAAGCAGTTGAGGCTATATCAAAAGGTATTCAAGACATTGAACCAAACGTAAAGCTTGTTAATTTCCCTATGTCAGACGGTGGAGAGGGCTTTTTACAGTGTTTACACTTATACGACAGGACATTTGTGCAGGTAGATGTCCCAGTGAAAAATTTATATGGGAAAAAGACAGTTAGTCCTATTCTATGGAATGAAGCACAAAAAATCGCTTGTATTGAGTCAGCAAGAATATTAGGTCTTAACTTAGTGAAAGAGGAAGATCGAGACCCTATGAACGCTTCATCTCAAGGTATTGGAGAACTTATTCTTCATTGCAAAGATTTGGGAGCAGAAAAAATCATAATAGCTTTAGGTGGGACAGGTACAATTGACGGTGGAATAGGCTGTTTAGCTGCGCTTGGAGTACAGTTTTTCGATGCATTAAACAACAAGCTCCCCCCCTTGCCTGCCTCTCTTGGCAAAATTGACTCTGTATCATTCAAATATGTGAAATCTGATCTACTTCGACTCAACCTTGTTTTAGCGGCGGACGTAACGGCTGTTCTACTTGGTTCAAATGGTGCTGTGAAGGGATATGGTCCTCAAAAGGGCTTGAAATCCGATGAAATTCCTCAATTAGAAGTGGGAATGAATCACTTTGCAAACCATCTCAATGCGGTGAGTGGCAAAGGTATTCATTTGATCGAGGGAACAGGAGCGGCTGGAGGTTTAGGCTACAGTCTTGCGGCTTGTTTTCAAGCAACATTTATTAGTGGAACATCTCTATTATTTAAGTATTCTCAAATATCTACGGCCATCAAAGAAGCAGATTTAGTGATTACTGGTGAAGGAACATTTGATGATCAAACTATTCAAGGAAAACTGCCTTGGAAAATCATTCAACTCTCCAATCAATTTAATGTACCCGTTTGGGTGTTTGCGGGAACAGTTGTCGAGGTAGATAGACCACAGGATGCACTTAAAAAAGCGAACGTCTATTCAATTCGAACGAAACACATGACAAAGCAAGAATCGATGTATCAGGCACCTGATTTATTAAGACAAAAAGTAGCTATCCAATTAAAGAAAAATCCAAGCTTAAGGGTTAATGGTTGGAAGGAGAATACTGAAGGATAGTTACTTATGAGATATAAATTATCAACTTTTCTAGACAAAGAAAATAAAAAGATGACAATTGAATTCCTCGACAATCTATACAGCAGCGGTGTAGGTGGTTATATGACTCCAGTGAATGTAATATCGAGGAAATTAAGGATTGGATCAGCAAGTTTATTAAAGGTTAGATGATTTTATCTTAGGTAAGGCTGTTCACGGATTGTTTATGACATTTCGTTTCAGTTCATTTTCTAAGATATAGCTTTACCTCAGGTAGCATTTCGTCTATTTTTGACGGGTATCAACGAATTAAGTGCACCGGTCATGATGGTTTCTCGGACGATTGGTGTATTACCATTAGTTTATGGAATTGATACAGCTCGCATTAAGTCTAAACACAAGATCAAGCAGCATTTCTAAAATTTGATTCGCTAATCATTGATTTATCTGAAGTTGCGATCATTGAAACAATGGTCACAAATGAGATATTTCAACTAACTGAATCACAAAAATGATTGGGTATTCATGCATCCTAATCGGAATGTGTCCAGAAATTGCATTTACTAGTATTCATTTGTACTTTTTTATCAAGCGATTTATTCAATTGAGCTACACTCAGAGAAGAGGGTTATAAATGATTAATGGAAAAATTTTCAAAAATACACCACATTATTAATATCTGAATATTTTAAATATATTTATTTTTTGTGTTGGATTTTATCGTAATTTGTCTAATAAATAATGATCGATAATTGCACTTGTAGCAAGGAGAATGCGCTTTCTTTATTTCAATAGAATGATTTTAGAAACATAGGTCAAAATAAGGTTGGAGAAGTAATAACAACGATTAATCCTTGTAAAAAGTATAAAAAATTTGGTATGGTAGGTATTGTGTCCTTTACATAGTGAGAGATAATTCTCAATGAATACTCAGATTCCCATGTGCATTAACACATCCCATTCCATCAACAATTGAATAATGAAAGGGGAAACATATGAAAAAGATAAGTAGCGTTTTTTGGATTACACTCGGAATTGTTGTAGCAGCCGTATTATTTGGCGTATTAGCTCCAACAGTTTTTGAGACGGCAACAAGCGAAATGCAGGGCTTCATCACACAAACATTTGGGTGGTATTATTTAATCTTAGTCTCAGTTTTTGTTATATTTTGTATATTTTTAATTTTTAGTCCGATTGGTACGATTCGACTTGGGAAACCGGATGATCGGCCTGAATTTTCTAACGCAACTTGGTTTGCGATGTTATTTAGTGCAGGTATGGGAATAGGACTAGTATTCTGGGGAGCGGCTGAGCCGATTTATCATTTTACTTCTCCACCAACAGCAGAGGCATTATCAGATAAAGCCTTAAAAGATGCAATGAGATATACCTTCTTTCATTGGGGGGTTCATGCGTGGGCCATCTATGCGATTGTCGCTCTCGCACTTGGCTACTTTAAATTCCGAAAGGGTGCACCAGGGTTAATTTCTTCTACGCTATCACCGCTCTTTGGAGATAAGGTCAAGGGACCTCTTGGAACAGTGATTGATGTTTTAGCTGTATTCGCAACGGTAGTAGGGGTTGCAACGACACTTGGTTTTGGTGCCAAGCAAATAAATGGTGGTTTATCTTATTTATTCGGTATTGAAATTAATTTTACGTACCAACTAATCATCATTGGGGTTGTTACCGTTCTATTTATGATTTCTGCTTGGTCTGGATTAGGTAAAGGAATTAAGTATTTAAGTAATACTAATTTAGTTCTTGCAGTTGTTTTATTACTGTTAATGTTTATTATTGGACCATCCTTGTTTATCTTGAATTTGTTTACAGATACATTAGGATCTTACATTCAAAACATTATTCAGATGAGTTTCCGAATTGCTCCGTTAGATGAAGCAAATCGTAACTGGATTAACGGATGGACTATTTTCTATTGGGCTTGGTGGATTTCTTGGTCTCCATTTGTGGGAATATTTATTGCTCGAGTATCGAAAGGCCGAACGATTCGTGAATTTATTATTGGCGTTCTGTTAATGCCAGCATTTGTTAGCTTTATCTGGTTTGCTGTTTTCGGTTCAACGGCCATGGATGTTCAACAAGCTGGTGCAATTGATTTAGCTGCTCTAAAGCCAGAAGAAATATTATTTGCTGTATTTAGTCAATTCCAATATAGTACGGTAATTACCATCATCGCGATCGTGTTAATTAGTACATTCTTTATTACGTCAGCAGATTCTGCAACGTTTGTATTAGGAATGCAAACAACATACGGATCTTTGACACCACCTGCGAACGTTAAATTAACGTGGGGAGTGGCTCAGTCATTAGTTGCAGTTATCTTGCTTTACAGTGGGGGGCTACAAGCGCTCCAAAATGCCTTAATTGTCGCAGCTTTTCCATTTTCCATTATCATGTTATTGATGATGATTTCATTGTATAAAGCATTGATGATTGAGAAAAAGGAACTAGGCTTATATTTAAAGCCAAAACCTAAGAAAAAAGTTTAAAGAAGGAACTCGGCATTTGCCGAGTTTTTTTCTTTAATGATGACTCTTTTCGTATACATTGTGGCGATTTCACCTGATTTTGAATAATTCTCCCACATTTCACGTTGATTCCCAACGAATATTGACGGATCCAGCTGCAGTGGCTAGGGACTCGGGCATTTGTCAGACCACTACGTGAAGCAGGCTTCACTGCGTGTTCTGCCAGATGCCTGCCGTCCCTGAGCAGCCACTTCCGCTTTTCGTAAATGATGCCCGAAACAAAGCTTTATCATAGATAATAAACTGATACGAAAAGCCATAGTCTTTGCGAAAACAGCCTTAATGAATGGTGTCACATTAAATGTTACATTTCGAATAGGAAAAGTTGCAATACCCCAAAAAACTAGCCAGTATTTTTCCAATGTGTCAAGAGCAAGAAATTTTACAATAAAATCAATTTAATAAATTAATGCAGAGTATTTATTTGTTCTAATCTGTAAATGCCCACCCACTTTTTCAGTCCTTGCATATATTACATAGTGAACGACCTAATGGAGGTGAAGTTTTCATGTATGGTTATGGTGGATATGGCTACGGTGGCGGCTGTGGATACGGCGGTGGCGGTTATGCTGGTGGATTTGCGTTAATCGTAGTATTGTTTATTCTATTAATTATCGTTGGTGCAGCTTTCGTTTACTAAGAATACAGAAAAAGGGGTACAATGGAAGTAATTCGATTGTATCCTTTTTTTTAAAAAGTAAGAAATAAATCATAGTAAAACTTCTGTTAGGTCTAGCTTCAGGCGTTTCAACTGTTGGTAAAAGAAGGCCCATTTCGTATTAGTTGTTCCCAATTGATCTAACTATTGGTTAGATTCTCTATGTTTTTGTTGATTCACATCAATCGGAGACGAAATGAAACATCAAAACAAGGCTATCTTACTGTTAATTAATTGGTACGAAAAGCAACAATCTTTGCGAATTCAGCCTATCAGAAAGTTAGGTAAAGTAAAGGTGGACAAGCATGAAAAAAAAACAGAAGAAACAACATCTATCCTATTTGATAATAGGCTTAATTCCAGTAGTGATATTTTCTTTATATTATGTGAATAATAACCAAACCCTGAAAAATGTAAATGTTCAAGATTCAGAAACGAAAAATTTTATTGATGAAATTCCTGGTGAATTTATACCGATCTATCAGGCTGCTGAAGAAGAATACGGGGTCCAATGGACATTATTAGCAGCTCATCACCGCGTTGAAACCCGCTTCTCCAAAATGGAAGTGATGGTATCTCCAGTTGGAGCAATTGGTCCGATGCAGTTTATGCCTTGTACATTCGTCGGGTGGGGACATCCTACTTGTGATGGGCTCGGTGGAGGGGACATCACAGATCAAGAACTAACTAACCCGGATAGAATTAAAGAATTCGGTGGGTACGGAGTCGATGCAAATGGAGACGGGATAGCAGATCCGTGGGATATAGAAGATGCTATTTTTACTGCAGCGAAGTATTTGGCACGTAACGGAGCAAGTGAAGGTGAAGTTGAGAAAGCAGTGTTTGCTTACAATCACAGCGATGAATATGTGGAATCGGTTATGTTTTATTTGAATAAATATGAGAAAAGTTTAGAAGAGGATAGTGTGCCGACGACGGTTTGGTGAAGGAAGTCCAATGTCTTTTTTTACAATTGCTTGATTTCGCAAAAATCGTTGCTTTTTGAATCAGTATATAAGAAGATAGATGACTTTGCTTCGGGGCATCATCTCGTCTATTTTTGATGAAAATAAACAACATCATGCTGAATGAAATTTAAAATTTAATGAAATAGCAACTATGCATGTGTAAAGAGTCATACCAAACTTAATAAATGCAACATCACATCTACAATCTAAAAAGGAGCCTATCAATATAGGCTCCTTTTTAGATTATTTAATTAGGTAGCTTTTCTCATAGACTTCATAATCAAACTTAAAATGAATACAAAGATGATCGCACCAATTAGAGCAGGAACAATTGCAATACCCGCAAGGTCTGGTCCCATATTCCCAAAGATTAAACCACCTAACCATGCTCCGATGATACCCGCAATAATATTACCAATAATTCCACCTGGTACATCTTTACCTAATATTAATCCAGCTAACCAACCAATGATTCCACCAACAATTAAGTATAATATAAACGACATATTATTTTCCTCCTTGACTTTTTATTATTATCGTGTGTCTACTTATTAATTAACCATTTTAGATCAAAGCTAAACCTATCTAATAAAATCATTTATTGAATGAGGTCAATATGGTACATTGAATGAGAATTAATCATGATTGTAAAGGTGTGTTATCGTAATGAACAAAGTAGTTATTTTCTTACTCGTGGGGATTCTCACAGGGTGTGGAATAATTGATGTCGAAGAAAAAGCAACATCAACAAGTGTTATAACATCTGATTTCGAAAAAGAAGAAGTCGAGCTGGTTCGATCAATTGATGGCGATACAATTAAAGTAAGCTATCGTGGTGATGAAGAAAATATTCGACTCCTCTTAATTGATACTCCTGAAACGAATCACCCTCAGCTTGGTGTACAGCCTTTTGGGCAAGAAGCAAAAGAGTTCACCATGGATTTAGTCGAAAACGCCGACATGCTTGAACTTGAATTCGATATCGGCCAAAAAAGAGACAAATATCAACGATTATTAGCTTATGTATACGCTGATGGAGTAATGGTGCAGGAGCTTTTGGTGAGAGAAGGGTTAGCGAGAGTTGCTTATGTGTATCCACCGAATACGAGGTATGTAGACCAATTAAAAGGACTTCAAGAGCATGCACAAGGGTCCGCTCTTGGAATTTGGTCAGTGGAAAACTATGCCACTTCTGAAGGATTTGATAAAGAGGTCCTTGAACCGAAACAGGAAGAAAAGCGTGTAGATGGTTGTCAAATAAAAGGTAATATCAATTCCAAGGGTGAGCGAATATACCATACTGAACAATCTAGATGGTATGAACAAACGGATCCCGAGGTTTGGTTTTGTAATGAAAAAGAAGCTCAAGAAGCAGGGTTTAGGGCACCACTTTGAGATTCCCGTAAATCATTGAATTAAAAAAATCATATATCCAAGATTGAGAAGAAATTCTTCGAAATGATGAGGATATAAAAAAACACGCTCAGTCATATAACGGGTTTACTTCAGAGGTGCAAACG encodes:
- a CDS encoding thermonuclease family protein, with translation MNKVVIFLLVGILTGCGIIDVEEKATSTSVITSDFEKEEVELVRSIDGDTIKVSYRGDEENIRLLLIDTPETNHPQLGVQPFGQEAKEFTMDLVENADMLELEFDIGQKRDKYQRLLAYVYADGVMVQELLVREGLARVAYVYPPNTRYVDQLKGLQEHAQGSALGIWSVENYATSEGFDKEVLEPKQEEKRVDGCQIKGNINSKGERIYHTEQSRWYEQTDPEVWFCNEKEAQEAGFRAPL
- a CDS encoding lytic transglycosylase domain-containing protein; the protein is MKKKQKKQHLSYLIIGLIPVVIFSLYYVNNNQTLKNVNVQDSETKNFIDEIPGEFIPIYQAAEEEYGVQWTLLAAHHRVETRFSKMEVMVSPVGAIGPMQFMPCTFVGWGHPTCDGLGGGDITDQELTNPDRIKEFGGYGVDANGDGIADPWDIEDAIFTAAKYLARNGASEGEVEKAVFAYNHSDEYVESVMFYLNKYEKSLEEDSVPTTVW
- a CDS encoding GlsB/YeaQ/YmgE family stress response membrane protein → MSFILYLIVGGIIGWLAGLILGKDVPGGIIGNIIAGIIGAWLGGLIFGNMGPDLAGIAIVPALIGAIIFVFILSLIMKSMRKAT